The sequence ACGAGCTCATTCCGCTAAGCGCCGAGATAAGCTTCCTGGATGTCGGGCGCGTCGGCGATTTCGCCGGCCGATCCCTCGCGCACGATCGAGCCCACCCTCAGCACATAGGCGCGATCGGCGATCTTGAGCGCCGCGCGCATGTTTTGCTCGACCAAAAGCGCCGAGAGGCCCTTGGCCCGCAGCGCGCCAATGGCGCCGAGCACGAATTTGGAGAAGAACGGCGACAGACCGAGCGACGGCTCATCGAACAGAATCAACCGGGGCCGCGCCATCAAGCCGCGGCCGATCGCCAGCATCTGCTGCTCACCGCCGCTGAGATTTCCGGCGGCCTGCCGGAAGCGCTCGCGCAAGCGGGGAAACATGTTCAGCACGTCCTCGACAGTGAACACGGGGCCACTACCGAACGCATCGACGATCTTCAGATTGGCCTCGACGGTCATCGACGGAAATATCTCGCGCCCCTCGGGCACGTGGCTGATCCCCGCGCGGCTGAGCGTCCAGGGCTTGCGCCCGTCGATGCGCTGTTCCGCGAATTCGATGCGGCCCGCC comes from Bradyrhizobium diazoefficiens and encodes:
- a CDS encoding ABC transporter ATP-binding protein encodes the protein MTSDGTLLAVKDVSAAYGKVVALRGVSLSVNRGEIVAILGANGAGKTTLLNAISGVLPIMAGRIEFAEQRIDGRKPWTLSRAGISHVPEGREIFPSMTVEANLKIVDAFGSGPVFTVEDVLNMFPRLRERFRQAAGNLSGGEQQMLAIGRGLMARPRLILFDEPSLGLSPFFSKFVLGAIGALRAKGLSALLVEQNMRAALKIADRAYVLRVGSIVREGSAGEIADAPDIQEAYLGA